The following are from one region of the Trichoderma breve strain T069 chromosome 5, whole genome shotgun sequence genome:
- a CDS encoding origin recognition complex subunit 6 (ORC6) domain-containing protein, with product MSKQVELALVSLMPTYGSDLPASLVESASSLLAQSRHLASTLKAEEEIARLYACAHIACTRLKIALDLPTIEPRPPIPPRVYKRLYAHLDNILPNTSASGRRTRNAGSTPSSQSRPLPSRPEPSKESSLAQFRKQTGQDAETPTKSSRQGQASVKESDIYPWVQPVIRHLCAGSGHKKLAPSMLAGMESIFISGRRKTKDAWSWKNATALCAAIIFFVAMRARDIDLEQAIQPEIYEPTRAEIIDQLGRARQEVEVKGVEPDSLWEGWTDVSNDDFDAAASRIRDKGWLEADWYNGITDVINMGMELDDDVADGLDEEDSLQVQQQRADTMFQEKYNYLSEGRRAEYKAWKDATLMRIAELSASLEAGGSNDTQ from the exons ATGAGCAAGCAAGTCGAGCTCGCCCTCGTCTCGTTGATGCCGACATATGGCTCCGATCTCCCAGCCAGCTTAGTCGAGTCCGCCAGCTCCTTGCTCGCCCAATCCCGACATCTAGCCAGCACGCTcaaggcagaagaggaaATCGCCCGTCTCTATGCCTGTGCACACATTGCCTGCACCAG GCTCAAGATTGCGTTGGATCTCCCGACGATAGAACCACGGCCACCGATTCCTCCGCGAGTGTATAAGCGCTTGTATGCGCATCTAGATAATATCCTCCCCAACACATCTGCCAGCGGACGAAGAACACGCAACGCCGGCTCCACGCCATCCTCGCAAAgtcgtcctcttccttcAAGGCCCGAGCCCAGCAAAGAGAGCAGTCTTGCACAGTTTCGGAAACAGACGGGCCAAGATGCTGAAACACCAACCAAATCAAGCAGGCAGGGGCAAGCGAGTGTGAAGGAATCAGACATTTATCCATGGGTTCAGCCCGTCATCCGGCATTTGTGTGCTGGGTCTGGGCACAAGAAACTGGCGCCATCAATGCTGGCAGGCATGGAGTCGATTTTCATTTCTGGAAgacgaaaaacaaaagatgCATGGTCCTGGAAGAATGCCACTGCATTATGTGCAGCCATCATATTCTTCGTTGCCATGCGCGCGAGGGATATTGACCTGGAGCAGGCCATTCAACCTGAAATCTATGAGCCGACTCGAGCTGAGATAATTGACCAGCTAGGTCGAGCTCGCCAAGAAGTTGAGGTCAAAGGTGTAGAGCCAGATAGCCTCTGGGAAGGCTGGACCGATGTGAGCAACGACGACTTTGATGCAGCGGCATCAAGAATCCGTGACAAGGGTTGGTTGGAGGCCGACTGGTATAATGGCATTACAGACGTCATCAACATGGGCATGGAgctggatgacgatgtggCCGATGGTCTAGATGAGGAGGACTCGTTGCAAGTTCAGCAACAGAGAGCGGACACCATGTTCCAGGAAAAGTACAACTACTTGAGTGAGGGCCGTAGAGCAGAGTACAAGGCGTGGAAAGATGCCACCCTGATGCGGATCGCAGAACTGTCTGCATCCTTGGAAGCTGGCGGAAGCAATGATACCCAATAA
- a CDS encoding met-10+ like-protein domain-containing protein — protein sequence MATQQLGQKNRHSKPKPRQVNPITAAIQSWIAATPPSTESETQESRNENLLNTAPKRFTIYEPLALLPTGSFTSETWASLLQACDEAACNSLWQSILKEISKTGQGKVTHLAVNEGIPLHKDGEDAENVRRSPSGLRMLFGDFGPARVDEQPKGSDFDGAFWVGTKQNGILQTWAPRWTMFSRGNVKEKARVLGFKRSPAGQEDVWAVDLYAGIGYFVFSYAALGMRVLCWEINPWSVEGLRRGAEANKWSVRVIQGEDLALPMETWLAGGENIIVFLESNERASIRIAEAQSAGLATNIAHVNCGFLPTSEPVWESAWEITRLAPQAWLHLHDNVGVADIESRRAAIQTTFATWAAAASGGGRSRVPSVEHVEQVKTFAPGVWHCVFDVCITGGSISNNGT from the coding sequence ATGGCGACTCAGCAATTGGGCCAGAAAAATAGACACAGCAAACCCAAGCCACGTCAAGTCAACCCCATTACAGCCGCAATACAGAGCTGGATCGCAGCAACACCTCCCTCTACTGAATCTGAAACCCAGGAGTCACGGAATGAGAATCTCTTAAACACGGCGCCGAAGCGCTTCACCATCTATGAGCCACTCGCTCTGCTACCAACAGGAAGCTTCACAAGCGAAACATGGGCCTCTCTCTTACAAGCCTGCGATGAAGCAGCGTGTAATTCTCTATGGCAATCTATTCTAAAGGAAATTTCCAAAACTGGGCAAGGGAAGGTGACGCATCTAGCAGTGAATGAGGGTATCCCACTGCACAAGGACGGGGAAGACGCTGAGAACGTGCGCAGAAGTCCAAGTGGACTGAGGATGCTCTTTGGAGACTTTGGGCCGGCGAGAGTGGATGAGCAGCCTAAAGGAAGTGATTTCGATGGTGCCTTTTGGGTTGGGACGAAGCAGAACGGGATACTGCAGACGTGGGCTCCCAGATGGACCATGTTTTCACGGGGGAatgtcaaggagaaggcgagGGTTTTAGGATTCAAGCGTTCACCGGCTGGACAAGAGGATGTGTGGGCAGTGGACTTGTATGCTGGGATTGGATACTTTGTGTTTTCGTATGCGGCGCTGGGGATGAGGGTTCTGTGTTGGGAGATTAATCCCTGGAGCGTCGAGGGCCTTCGACGAGGTGCCGAAGCAAACAAATGGAGCGTCAGGGTCATCCAGGGCGAAGACCTAGCGCTACCGATGGAAACATGGCTcgctggaggagagaatatcatcgtcttcttggagagcaACGAGAGAGCGTCGATACGCATTGCTGAGGCTCAGAGCGCTGGGCTTGCTACCAACATCGCCCATGTCAACTGCGGCTTCTTACCTACCAGCGAACCCGTATGGGAGAGCGCTTGGGAAATAACGCGGCTGGCCCCCCAGGCATGGCTGCATTTACACGACAACGTCGGCGTGGCGGACATCGAGTCTCGGCGAGCAGCGATTCAGACGACTTTTGCGAcgtgggctgctgctgcttcgggAGGAGGAAGGTCGAGGGTGCCGAGCGTTGAGCATGTCGAGCAGGTCAAGACGTTTGCGCCGGGGGTGTGGCATTGCGTCTTTGACGTGTGTATTACAGGCGGTAGTATATCTAATAATGGTACATGA
- a CDS encoding enoyl-(Acyl carrier protein) reductase domain-containing protein — MSDKSKAENRIEALTSQLLPPIAKVAAGSSKPRVQDKVVIITGANSPLGIGRATAHQYAESGARAIYICDFDGSNLETHKKEINQLHPNVEIHTRQFDASDEAKVKAVVDDAMERYGRLDVFFANAGITGPNVIFTDIGVEDFMNVYKINTLSVFLAAKYAAPAMTKTSSQKSAPGGSIIGTASVAGLRSNAGSTAYSAAKAGVVSLAQTMSYQLAGSGVRVNAICPGIIETGMTAPVYEAARARGTEKKIGQLNPTKRGGRADEVARVVLFLGSDEASYVNGQAWAVDGGLSAGHPFVPGRLG; from the exons ATGTCCGACAAGTCAAAAGCCGAGAACCGCATTGAAGCTCTCACCTCCCAACTCCTCCCCCCCATCGCCAAAGTCGCCGCCGGCTCCAGCAAGCCCCGAGTCCAAGACaaagtcgtcatcatcaccg GCGCAAACTCTCCCCTTGGCATAGGCAGAGCCACCGCTCATCAGTACGCCGAGAGCGGTGCCCGGGCCATTTACATCTGTGATTTCGATGGCTCAAATCTCGAAACTcacaagaaggagattaACCAGCTGCACCCCAATGTCGAGATTCACACGCGCCAGTTCGATGCCTCGGATGaggccaaggtcaaggccgtTGTGGACGACGCAATGGAGCGGTACGGCCGCCTAgacgtcttcttcgccaatgCTGGCATTACAGGCCCAAACGTCATCTTCACTGACATTGGAGTCGAGGATTTCATGAACGTATATAAGATCAACACTCTGAG CGTCTTCCTGGCCGCCAAATACGCCGCGCCAGCCATGACAAAAACATCCTCTCAAAAGTCAGCCCCAGGCGGAAGCATCATCGGCACCGCCTCCGTGGCCGGCCTTCGCTCAAACGCCGGCAGCACCGCCTACTCCGCCGCCAAGGCCGGCGTCGTCTCTCTCGCCCAGACAATGTCCTACCAGCTCGCGGGCTCTGGCGTCCGCGTCAACGCCATTTGCCCCGGCATCATCGAGACGGGCATGACGGCGCCTGTGTACGAGGCCGCGCGCGCCCGGGGCaccgagaagaagattggccAGCTGAACCCGACGAAGCGCGGTGGGCGTGCGGACGAGGTTGCGCGCGTTGTCTTGTTCCTGGGCAGTGATGAGGCTAGCTATGTAAATGGACAGGCCTGGGCTGTAGATGGAGGATTGAGTGCCGGACATCCCTTTGTCCCAGGCAGGCTGGGCTAA